One Synechococcus sp. Nb3U1 genomic window, CTTCGCAAACTTTCATTAAATCCTCCAATTTGATCAAACAGCGCTCGTCGAAAGATTGCATTTGAGCCATGACCGATAAAGTTCTTACAGAGCATTGCCAGCAAAGGATCTGAATGTATTGGACGACCACTCAGGGTTAGCCAAGTTGGACGACCATCATCCCGAATTATCCTCGAGACGCTGTAGACAATGCCAACCTCTGAATGGTGTTGTAGTATCTCAACGTGGGTCGCTAACTTTTGGGGGAGATAACGATCATCAGCATCCAATAGAGCAATAAACTCACCCCGAGCATGTCGAATTCCCCAATTACGGGAAGAAGCAAGTCCCCCGTTTGGTTTCGATAAAAGATGGAAGCGGGGATCCCTTTGGCACCAAGGTTCTACAGCCTCTGCAGTGCCATCTGTGGAGCCATCGTTAACTATCAATACCTCAAAGCTCTGCCAAGTCTGACAAACAAGAGACTGAAGAGCTTCAGAGATATACTTCTGCACATTGTAGGCAGGAACAATGACACTAACTGTTGGAGTAGGATGCATAGAAGGGTTGGATTGATGAGCCATGGGTTGAACAAATCAAGTAGCTACACTGATCTAGTCCAAGAACGATACATTTCATAGAAAGGGTTTACAGGACGATTTTCGTAATCGATCAAGCCAGGCCAGCCACCTTCACTATGCAAATGATGCAGACGGAAATAACAGATGGTCAAAACCTGTCCCTTTACATAAGGAAGCACTTCATCTAGCATTTGTCGCCACTTCTGATAATCCCTGCCATGATCAGCTCGAGCCTGGGGCAAAAAATTCCACTCAGTAATGATGATTGGCTTGGAGCCATATAATTGCTTCACTTGGTTCAAGTGCCACTTCATTTGCTCGACTGTAAAGGTATAGGGATGGCTGCCAGCATAGTCCACATAGTTCAGATATCCTGCAGTTAAATACTCTTGTGTAATATTGGTATTCCAACCTGTTTCCTGCCAAGCAGAGAAAGATCCTCCAAGAACTTTCTCCCTTTGAGAGTGTAATGATTCCCAGGCTGGCTTGAGTACCAACTGCACATATTGACGACCTGTGCCTAACCAATATTTTCTGCCTTCTAACTCATTGAGGATCTCCCAGATATCGATAGATTCTCTAATGCCTGGTAGGGTTTGCACCCAATCGAAATAAGCCTTGACCTCAGTTGCAGAGGAGGGAACCTCGCGGTTTTGAAATAGAACAATGACCTTGAACCCAGCCTGTTTCAATCGTCGAGCTCGATCAAAGACACCACTGCTAGGTTCACGACGCTCATTCCAATTCACATTAGCCCAGAGACGAACAGTACTGATCTTCAGATCCTGTAAGACAGAAATGATCTCAGACGCATTGGCATCATTTCCCACCTCTACTCCATAGAATGGATCCAGTCTCACAAACATCTTGCTTGAAATTCCTGTCATTGAACCAGAGCAAGCAAAAATAATAGATGCAGCAATCAGAGCAACCGTAATGCTCATCCCCCTAATACTCAAGAAAATGGATTTGCGAAGAAAACGGTTCGGCATAGTAGCATCCGTTGATTTTTTAGATTAAGTCTAAAAGAGTATCCTTTAGGCTTGTTGTTATACCTATTGCTGCCATGGGAAGGGAGGTTCCTGCCACCATGGTGGTAGCCACTGACGACGGATGGTTTGCTCACCCCAATTCCAAGCACAGCCCAACCAAGCAGATAGCGTAAAG contains:
- a CDS encoding glycosyl hydrolase — protein: MPNRFLRKSIFLSIRGMSITVALIAASIIFACSGSMTGISSKMFVRLDPFYGVEVGNDANASEIISVLQDLKISTVRLWANVNWNERREPSSGVFDRARRLKQAGFKVIVLFQNREVPSSATEVKAYFDWVQTLPGIRESIDIWEILNELEGRKYWLGTGRQYVQLVLKPAWESLHSQREKVLGGSFSAWQETGWNTNITQEYLTAGYLNYVDYAGSHPYTFTVEQMKWHLNQVKQLYGSKPIIITEWNFLPQARADHGRDYQKWRQMLDEVLPYVKGQVLTICYFRLHHLHSEGGWPGLIDYENRPVNPFYEMYRSWTRSV
- a CDS encoding glycosyltransferase family 2 protein, giving the protein MAHQSNPSMHPTPTVSVIVPAYNVQKYISEALQSLVCQTWQSFEVLIVNDGSTDGTAEAVEPWCQRDPRFHLLSKPNGGLASSRNWGIRHARGEFIALLDADDRYLPQKLATHVEILQHHSEVGIVYSVSRIIRDDGRPTWLTLSGRPIHSDPLLAMLCKNFIGHGSNAIFRRALFDQIGGFNESLRSCEDLDFWLKVAEQGSHRFYRHPQVLCEYRVRPSGLSFNVKKMQECGEQVLQAAFNRSTEKVRTMMPTAYAFFYRLLARLALTAQEPELAKEYIAKAVASDGSIFWRDPRSLLTLIAVHLQSISRPLIRFSLAPHSSLLDLPK